The DNA region CTACATGCAGCAAAACTACtgcctcaagctcctccaatCCATCAAAAAGGCCAACGAGAAGATCCTCGCCAAGCTGCTCTCCGTCTCCAACCACAACGAgctcccccaaaacatcaccGTCAACCAGCCCCTCCTGTCCCTGATCAACGCCGCCAAAGAAGCCGAGGGCGCCTGGTCCGTCTTCCAGGCCCTCTGGTCCGAACTCAACGCCCAGGGCGTCAACCggccccccatcctcctcagcatggacaacctcccccacaTCATGAAGATGTCCGAGTACCGCTCTGCCTCGTTTGACAAAATTCACTCTCACGACTTGTCTCTGGTCAGGCTCTTCACCGAGGCCCTGGCGGGCAACACCCGCTTCCCGTCCGGTGGTGCCGTCATCGCCGCGACAAACAGAAACAACGGGCCGCGGATTCCGAGCATGGAGTTGGCGCTGAAGCAGAGGTTGGCGGAGCAGatcaaggttgttgagggtgaggaggcgCCCGAGCCGCCGGTGAGGGATCCTTATTTCAAGGGGTATGATGATAGAGTGGAGAAGGTGCtcaagacggtggaggtgatggaggtgaacaagattgggaagagggaggcgaggagtttgatggAGTATTGGGCTGCTagtgggttgttgaggacgaCAGTGGATGAGCAGGTTGTGAGTGAGAAGTGGACGTTGGGTGGGTGCGGTGTTTTGGgcgagatggagagggcggcgttgttgacgatgaagatTTAGGGATGATTGGGGGTTTGAAAAatcaggggggtggggaataAAATGTACATTTGTGTATCATCAGGGATAGATAGTATGGGCCTCATGATGAAAAATTGTATTGTAGAGTTTTCGAATGCTGTTTACGTTGGAAATGATATCTATTTCCAAAGAATTGTCGGCTTTTGATGCTGGATAAGTTGGCATGGTGTATTTGAGGGGCGTCAGAAGGGCATAGGTAGAATATTTTCCCATGTTTTTTGTTTTAGCTCATCCTACAAACACTATACGGACAAGCTATGGTAAAATCTCTGGTATCCGtttcccaaacccaaacccaaactaGTAGACAAGACATAAAACGCCACAAACGCAGTCAAAATCTCACCGCTTCCAAAGACTCTCACAGCTCCTGGCTACCTTCCCTATCATCCGCCACAAtaaacaccaacctcgacccaTTGCCAGTTGTTTGCCAGATCTATTCATTCTCTTGTTAGCATAGTGTCTCAAATCAAGGTCAGTCGGGGTATCAAAACTCACGTTCAAATCTGTGTACTCCTCCAAAGCAGTCATCCACTGGTTCTCCGTGAAACCCTTCGCAATCActctctccttcaccttcctcaaGTTCAGCTCCACACCAAACTCGTTCTCGttatcctcatcatcctccatctcatccgccCGGCAAGCGCCACTGTCCGCAAGACCCTTGACAAGATTGAAgatcttgctgctggcgtTGAGGCCCCTTCTGCCGGTCCGGTTCCCATCGTCCATAGCGAGGGACTCCTTCGAGGCTTCGATCAAACGCAGTGCTTCATCTACATCTTCTTGCTTAACCGTGTTGCTGAACTGGAGACGGGCGAGAGCCTGCGCAAGACGGACGATGCCGAGAAGAGTACGGGGGGTGGTATGCCCAAAATTCTGAGACTTCTTCTCGTTGCGCTTGTGCTGGTTGCGGAGGCGGACGTAGGTCTTGACCATGTAGTCGGCGACGTTCGGAGGGAGGACAGGGCGGTAGGTGCGGGCCTTGGCAACATAGGCACGGACTTCGGCTGGGCTGAAGACGAAGCCGTCCGAGGTGTCGATGTCGGGGTGCTTGTTGTGCATGTGGACGTAGGCGACATGCTTGGCGAGTTGGGCATCAGTTTCTCTTGTTGGGGTGTCGAGCAACAGGAACATGACGTCGAaacgggagaggagggcggcggggaggttaATGTTTTCGACGGCGGTGAGACGGGTGTTGTAACGGCCATAGAGAgggttggcggcggccagAATTGACGTGCGGGCattgagggaggtggaaaTACCGGCCTTGGAGATGGAAATCGTCTGCTGCTCCATGACTTCGTGGATGGCAGTACGGTCGTTGTCGTCCATTTTGTCAAACTCATCGATACAGCAGATACCATTATCAGCAAGGACAAGGGCACCACCTTCGAGGACCATCTCATCTGTTACAGGGTCGCGCATGACGGCAGCAGTGAGACCGACACCGGATGAACCACGACCAGAGGTGTAAACACCGCGAGGAGCCACCTTCGAAATGTACTTCAACAACTGAGATTTGGCCACACCTGGGTCACCCATGAGGCAGATATTGATATCACCACGGATACGCATaccgtcaccaacctccttgGTAACGCCACCcacaagcagcaacaggagtGCTTTCTTGACGTCGAGGTGACCGAAGATTTCAGGGGCGATGGACTTGGCAAGGTACTCATACTGGTTGCCGGACTGAAAGGACTTGGCAATTCTCCTTTCCATCAAGGGATCGATCTGCATATCCTCGTAGGCCTTCTTGTGCTGAATGACATCGTGTGCCTCGAGGTAAGTGTCGGTCAAGAGACCAGCGCGCATGGCCTGGAAACCGGTGTAAGGTGTTGGGAGGAAAATGCCGGAAATATCAACAGTATCACCAGGGTGCACCTTCCGCACAAGAGTGCCATAGCAAAGCACGGTAAGTGTCCTGGGAATCTGACCAATGGGCACCTGCTCGGCAAGTTCCTGAATCTTAACCTCCTGGAAGGGCAGGAACTTGGAAgctcttgatgatgggtaCAGCTGACCCTTGGCCTGATTTTCCTTACAATCCTTCGACGGGCACAGTGTGAGGGGACCGTACTGTTTATCGGACACGGGCTGGAAAATTTCGCAACCGCAGCGATCGCAAGTATAGGCGCTGACCTGCACAATAGGTTTGACGTCTGATACTCTGGTGGCGATGCCgcggatggtgatgaggtgtcCGAGGTGGTCGCCACGGACTTGTCTGACAGAGAGTGCCTTCAGGGGCTCGCCCGACATGGCGGTTCTGGGCTTGAAGACAAGGGTGTATCGGCGGGTGAGTTGCGCAGGGTATTGTTCGTTCAGCATAGCTGGGTCCGCAGTTCTCTCAGCGGCCTCAACTAGATCCGCGTTGCGCTGGGCCCGGTTGGCCATTAATACGTCGAGCACATCGTCCTTGAAAGTAAGTCCCTGAGTTGGTTGTGGTATCAACTTGTCGATGGCCCTCGAAAGAATCTCGACATAGTGCTTTGTGTTCTTCTCGATCGACTC from Podospora pseudoanserina strain CBS 124.78 chromosome 1, whole genome shotgun sequence includes:
- a CDS encoding hypothetical protein (BUSCO:EOG092625U6; COG:J; EggNog:ENOG503NUP5), which translates into the protein MSASNCLRCLGRPSVAGASRGVVVPVFAPRTAAPFSTTAVQNALPAKPKSAEHQDRSVRVYRAGRKMTIKKKNTQDRGKPPLPGERKAFRKKIVLSNDNAFPVPWVTEMEASSLSNENKVGSIVSLPPALQDQLRATEAFQPTQTWGLFRKPSTLIRKETVELTGKMEKAVENKQTARIVLAGEKISGKSTMLLQAQSHAYLNNWIVIHFPDAQELTNGSTEYAPIPNTENPTLYMQQNYCLKLLQSIKKANEKILAKLLSVSNHNELPQNITVNQPLLSLINAAKEAEGAWSVFQALWSELNAQGVNRPPILLSMDNLPHIMKMSEYRSASFDKIHSHDLSLVRLFTEALAGNTRFPSGGAVIAATNRNNGPRIPSMELALKQRLAEQIKVVEGEEAPEPPVRDPYFKGYDDRVEKVLKTVEVMEVNKIGKREARSLMEYWAASGLLRTTVDEQVVSEKWTLGGCGVLGEMERAALLTMKI
- the MCM7 gene encoding DNA replication licensing factor MCM7 (EggNog:ENOG503NVJW; COG:L); this translates as MALFNMKAPVEYGEQQEAFEHFLTDFKTSPQETITTALGNITINEDDLSDDYDFMDEDDEAGQQRRRQQRRGAKEPVHKYKLMLQELADRKTNEVAIELDDIHTFEEDLGLELKLVESIEKNTKHYVEILSRAIDKLIPQPTQGLTFKDDVLDVLMANRAQRNADLVEAAERTADPAMLNEQYPAQLTRRYTLVFKPRTAMSGEPLKALSVRQVRGDHLGHLITIRGIATRVSDVKPIVQVSAYTCDRCGCEIFQPVSDKQYGPLTLCPSKDCKENQAKGQLYPSSRASKFLPFQEVKIQELAEQVPIGQIPRTLTVLCYGTLVRKVHPGDTVDISGIFLPTPYTGFQAMRAGLLTDTYLEAHDVIQHKKAYEDMQIDPLMERRIAKSFQSGNQYEYLAKSIAPEIFGHLDVKKALLLLLVGGVTKEVGDGMRIRGDINICLMGDPGVAKSQLLKYISKVAPRGVYTSGRGSSGVGLTAAVMRDPVTDEMVLEGGALVLADNGICCIDEFDKMDDNDRTAIHEVMEQQTISISKAGISTSLNARTSILAAANPLYGRYNTRLTAVENINLPAALLSRFDVMFLLLDTPTRETDAQLAKHVAYVHMHNKHPDIDTSDGFVFSPAEVRAYVAKARTYRPVLPPNVADYMVKTYVRLRNQHKRNEKKSQNFGHTTPRTLLGIVRLAQALARLQFSNTVKQEDVDEALRLIEASKESLAMDDGNRTGRRGLNASSKIFNLVKGLADSGACRADEMEDDEDNENEFGVELNLRKVKERVIAKGFTENQWMTALEEYTDLNIWQTTGNGSRLVFIVADDREGSQEL